One segment of Acidobacteriota bacterium DNA contains the following:
- a CDS encoding biopolymer transporter ExbD: MPNVQANGQGHAVAGRGRRGRSSRLSSSLAEINVVPLVDVMLVLLIIFMVAAPMMQRGIDVNLPVAQRAPTLANDRIFVTVPLSYGADRIVQIDDERVRVDVLEERMRQAMLTREQKEVYLRGDGGVTLQQLLEVMDRLKQGGVERVGIVSKLPGER; this comes from the coding sequence CGTCCAGGCAAACGGGCAGGGGCACGCGGTGGCCGGGCGCGGCCGGCGGGGGCGTTCGTCGCGGCTCTCGTCGTCGCTCGCCGAGATCAACGTCGTGCCGCTCGTCGACGTGATGCTGGTGCTGCTCATCATCTTCATGGTGGCGGCCCCGATGATGCAGCGTGGCATCGACGTGAACCTGCCGGTCGCGCAGCGGGCCCCGACGCTGGCGAACGACCGGATCTTCGTGACGGTGCCATTGAGCTACGGCGCCGACCGCATCGTCCAGATCGACGACGAGCGGGTCCGGGTCGACGTGCTCGAGGAGCGGATGCGCCAGGCGATGCTGACGCGGGAACAGAAGGAGGTCTACCTTCGCGGCGACGGGGGGGTCACGCTGCAGCAGTTGCTCGAGGTCATGGATCGGCTCAAGCAGGGCGGCGTCGAGCGGGTTGGCATCGTCTCGAAGCTGCCAGGGGAGCGCTGA
- a CDS encoding TonB family protein yields MSTAITGRPGGDVVAHALVARGREPEGFPKMVAVSLVVHLVGLVGLVLTPASWRTAAVPEETVAMVISLGGAPGPRSGGMTPMGGRPVQQARTEEPARPEPVRPPAAREPEMVVPTREMRPPRPTPRQPEPTRTAPQESRGRTPTQGPEVRAGSAIAQTGGVGIGFGLSTGGGGTGGEINLGDFCCPEWLNTMLQLIQRNWNSKQQVVGTATVRFTVQRDGSITDVQVARSSGFAVLDLTAQRALLTTRLPPLPAEYPNPQLTINLNFEYQR; encoded by the coding sequence ATGTCGACAGCGATCACCGGACGGCCGGGCGGCGACGTGGTCGCCCACGCGCTCGTCGCGCGCGGGCGGGAGCCGGAGGGCTTCCCCAAGATGGTGGCCGTGTCGCTCGTGGTCCACCTCGTGGGCCTCGTCGGCCTGGTGCTGACGCCCGCGAGCTGGCGGACGGCCGCCGTGCCCGAAGAGACCGTCGCGATGGTCATCAGTCTCGGCGGCGCGCCCGGCCCGCGGTCGGGGGGCATGACACCCATGGGCGGACGACCGGTGCAGCAGGCGCGAACCGAGGAGCCGGCACGCCCGGAGCCCGTGCGCCCGCCGGCGGCGCGTGAGCCGGAGATGGTGGTGCCCACGCGCGAGATGCGTCCGCCACGGCCGACGCCGCGGCAGCCCGAGCCGACGCGGACCGCCCCCCAGGAGTCGCGCGGCCGCACGCCGACGCAGGGGCCCGAGGTGCGGGCCGGCAGTGCCATCGCCCAGACGGGGGGCGTCGGCATCGGCTTCGGCCTCTCGACGGGCGGAGGCGGCACAGGGGGCGAGATCAACCTTGGTGATTTCTGCTGCCCGGAGTGGCTGAACACGATGCTCCAGCTGATCCAGCGGAACTGGAACTCGAAGCAGCAGGTCGTCGGCACGGCGACCGTGCGCTTCACCGTGCAGCGCGACGGGTCGATCACCGACGTGCAGGTGGCCCGGTCGAGCGGGTTCGCGGTGCTCGATCTGACGGCCCAGCGGGCGCTGTTGACGACGAGGCTGCCGCCGCTGCCCGCCGAGTACCCGAATCCGCAGCTCACCATCAACCTCAATTTCGAGTACCAGCGCTGA
- a CDS encoding PD40 domain-containing protein produces MTRTLSLVTLATSMLAGAVVVLAAGGAAQTPPQVQQPSVVELTISGEPGSPPRFAVPDFVALSNDAETVSVAQTIGQVLWDDLAFEREFYLIPRDTYRSIPAARGIADVPFDRWRELGADGVVVGTVQRTDTGIQVQVRLYNVRSRASVFAKEYTGSAANPRLFAHTIADEVHLQQRGLRGVARTKLTFSSDRDGLRLQGPIANRDIKEIYIADYDGANQRRVTVNRALNIFPVWSADGRSIAYTSYRRGYPDIYISNIFQGTLETPAGGTDRVHNWLSAWSPDGSRIAFTTNRDGNSEIYVMNRDGSGLRRLTNHPAIDSTPTWSPAGNEVAFTSDRTGAPQIYVVSADGVGSPRRVSEGGYADRPTWAPAPFNEIAYALRTGPGYDIEIYDVASRERRRITFGEGSNESPAYSPNGRHLAFTSTRRGRVQVFTIGRDGRGLRQVTTQGNNYTPNWSQ; encoded by the coding sequence ATGACTCGCACTCTGTCCCTGGTCACGCTCGCCACCTCGATGCTGGCGGGTGCCGTCGTCGTCCTCGCCGCAGGGGGTGCGGCCCAGACTCCGCCACAGGTGCAGCAGCCGAGCGTCGTCGAACTGACGATCAGCGGTGAGCCGGGCTCGCCGCCCCGCTTCGCGGTCCCCGACTTCGTGGCGCTCTCGAACGATGCCGAGACGGTATCGGTGGCGCAGACGATCGGGCAGGTGCTGTGGGACGACCTGGCGTTCGAGCGGGAGTTTTACCTGATTCCGCGCGACACGTACCGGTCGATCCCGGCCGCGCGCGGCATCGCCGACGTGCCCTTCGATCGGTGGCGGGAGCTCGGCGCCGACGGCGTCGTCGTCGGTACCGTGCAGCGGACCGACACGGGCATCCAGGTGCAGGTCCGGCTGTACAACGTCCGCAGCCGCGCCTCGGTCTTCGCGAAGGAGTACACGGGCTCGGCGGCGAACCCGCGGCTCTTCGCGCACACGATCGCCGACGAGGTGCACCTGCAGCAGCGCGGGCTGCGCGGCGTGGCGCGGACGAAGCTGACGTTCTCCTCCGATCGCGACGGCCTGCGCCTGCAGGGGCCGATCGCGAACCGGGACATCAAGGAGATCTACATCGCCGACTACGATGGGGCCAACCAGCGGCGCGTCACGGTGAACCGTGCCCTGAACATCTTCCCGGTGTGGTCGGCGGACGGCCGGTCGATTGCCTACACGTCGTACCGGCGCGGGTATCCCGACATCTACATCTCCAACATCTTCCAGGGCACGCTCGAAACGCCCGCTGGCGGCACCGATCGCGTGCACAACTGGCTCTCGGCGTGGTCGCCGGACGGGTCGCGCATCGCGTTCACGACCAACCGCGACGGCAACTCGGAGATCTACGTGATGAACCGGGACGGGAGCGGTCTGCGCCGCCTGACGAACCATCCGGCCATCGACTCGACGCCCACCTGGTCGCCAGCCGGCAACGAGGTGGCCTTCACGTCGGATCGGACCGGTGCGCCGCAGATCTACGTCGTGTCGGCCGACGGCGTGGGCAGCCCGCGGCGCGTCAGCGAAGGAGGCTACGCCGATCGGCCAACCTGGGCCCCGGCGCCCTTCAACGAGATTGCCTACGCGTTGCGGACGGGGCCGGGGTACGATATCGAGATATACGACGTCGCGTCGCGCGAGCGCCGGCGGATCACGTTCGGCGAGGGGAGCAACGAGAGCCCGGCCTACTCGCCCAACGGGCGCCATCTGGCGTTCACGTCGACGCGGCGCGGGCGGGTGCAGGTGTTCACGATCGGGCGCGACGGCCGTGGGCTCCGCCAGGTGACGACGCAGGGAAACAACTACACGCCGAACTGGTCGCAGTAG
- the pal gene encoding peptidoglycan-associated lipoprotein Pal → MLVTGCAKKQPPVARPTPPPPGTTGVDRPPTPPEPVPEPPPIIPPEPMIEESDLAGRSLDELNRQSPFEPVFFGFDSYDVEPAGQVVLQANAEILKRYPSWVVTIEGHCDERGTAEYNLSLGEKRALAARDYLLSLGVPATRLRTVSYGKEFPFDPGKTEEAYAKNRRAHFVITAK, encoded by the coding sequence ATGCTGGTGACGGGTTGCGCCAAGAAGCAGCCCCCCGTGGCGCGACCGACGCCGCCACCGCCCGGAACGACGGGAGTCGATCGGCCGCCGACGCCGCCCGAGCCCGTGCCCGAGCCGCCGCCGATCATCCCGCCCGAACCGATGATCGAGGAATCCGACCTGGCGGGCCGGTCGCTCGACGAGCTGAACCGGCAGTCGCCGTTCGAGCCGGTCTTCTTCGGCTTCGACAGCTACGACGTCGAACCGGCCGGTCAGGTCGTGCTCCAGGCCAACGCGGAGATCCTCAAGCGGTATCCTTCGTGGGTGGTGACGATCGAGGGGCACTGCGACGAGCGGGGCACCGCCGAGTACAACCTGAGCCTCGGCGAGAAGCGGGCGCTCGCCGCCCGCGACTACCTCCTGTCGCTGGGTGTGCCGGCGACTCGCCTGCGGACCGTCAGTTACGGCAAGGAGTTCCCGTTCGATCCGGGGAAGACGGAGGAGGCCTACGCGAAGAACCGTCGGGCCCACTTCGTCATCACCGCCAAGTGA